In the genome of Nocardioides seonyuensis, one region contains:
- a CDS encoding LLM class flavin-dependent oxidoreductase, which translates to MVVFSGGHGRDRFDRAGEVVRRAEEAGFDAVWTGELYNRSATIPMANMALSSSRVRIGSNIAYGVGRSPLIWAAEARDLDELSEGRLTLGLGNGTAGMMENWHGVSGEAPALRMEEFIDVFRKLWRLHEGPVHHEGRFYNVHLTTTADTLPPIQGHLPIWIAGIGPRMVLAAGKKADGLVGHPMFTGRYVQEVIRPQLQKGAVSAERDPDDLAVMGILMCGIGEDQEAERRRMAYSIAQYAASKVYDGLFEMHGWGAAQLQIREAARQRDTDAMIAAVPDEAIDAIGVVCKPAELRERVAEHAKDYDHLALVTMPWGLNGDEAEVATLQIIEHMR; encoded by the coding sequence ATGGTCGTGTTCAGTGGCGGTCACGGACGTGACCGCTTCGACAGGGCAGGCGAAGTGGTACGGCGCGCTGAGGAGGCTGGGTTCGATGCCGTGTGGACGGGTGAGCTCTACAACCGCTCCGCGACGATTCCGATGGCCAACATGGCCCTGTCCTCATCGCGCGTACGGATTGGGAGCAACATCGCCTACGGCGTCGGTCGGAGCCCCCTCATCTGGGCCGCGGAGGCGCGCGACCTCGATGAGTTGTCGGAAGGGCGGCTGACACTTGGACTGGGGAACGGCACCGCGGGGATGATGGAGAACTGGCACGGCGTGAGCGGCGAGGCGCCCGCCTTGCGCATGGAGGAGTTCATCGACGTATTCCGCAAGTTGTGGCGCCTCCATGAGGGGCCGGTCCACCACGAAGGCCGTTTCTACAACGTGCATCTAACGACCACGGCCGACACTCTGCCACCTATTCAGGGTCACCTTCCCATCTGGATCGCCGGCATCGGACCCCGCATGGTCCTGGCAGCTGGAAAGAAGGCCGATGGCCTGGTGGGGCACCCGATGTTCACAGGGAGATACGTTCAGGAGGTCATCCGACCCCAGCTGCAGAAGGGCGCCGTCTCGGCTGAGCGTGACCCCGACGATCTGGCGGTCATGGGCATCCTGATGTGCGGCATCGGGGAGGACCAGGAGGCAGAACGACGCCGGATGGCCTACTCGATCGCCCAGTACGCCGCCTCCAAGGTGTACGACGGACTCTTCGAGATGCACGGCTGGGGTGCGGCGCAGCTCCAGATCCGGGAGGCGGCCCGGCAACGCGACACGGACGCCATGATCGCGGCAGTGCCAGATGAGGCCATCGACGCGATCGGCGTGGTGTGTAAGCCGGCGGAGCTCCGCGAGCGGGTGGCCGAGCACGCCAAGGACTACGACCACCTCGCCCTCGTGACCATGCCCTGGGGGCTCAACGGTGACGAGGCCGAGGTGGCCACGCTCCAGATCATCGAGCACATGCGCTGA